The following nucleotide sequence is from Erythrobacter aurantius.
TGGATCTACTGGAACGGGATGCTGAAGGGCAGGGAGTGGCTGGCTGGTCCCGGCGGATTGATCGCGCAATAGGGTTCAGGCGCAAAAGGGTTTGCACCCGACAAATCGAGAAAGACATCGATTCATGCTAAAGCGCTATTTCCCGATCCTCGAATGGGGTCGCAGCTACAATCGGGATGTTCTGACCAGCGATCTGATGGCGGCGGTGATCGTCACCATCATGCTCATCCCGCAAAGCCTGGCCTATGCCTTGCTGGCGGGATTGCCACCCGTGGTGGGGCTTTACGCCTCCATCCTGCCCCTGATGCTCTATGCCGTATTCGGCACATCGCGGACGCTGGCAGTCGGCCCGGTCGCGGTGATCTCGCTGATGACGGCGAGTGCGGCTGGGGCCGTGGCCGGGCAGGGTACTGCGGAATATCTCGAAGCAGCGATCACGCTCGCGTTCCTGTCTGGTGTGATGCTGGCGATACTCGGCCTGTTGCGAGCCGGTTTCCTCGCGAACCTGCTGTCGCATCCGGTGATCAGCGGCTTCATAACGGCCAGCGGCATCCTGATCGCGACTAGCCAGATCAAGCATATCGTCGGGGTCAAGGCGGGGGGCGACAATTGGCCGGAAATGATCGGTGCGCTGGCGTCTGTCATCGGGGACATCAATCCGACCACCATCGCCATCGGGATTCCGGCGATGATGTTCCTGTTCTGGGTGCGGAAAGGGGCAAAGCCGGCATTGCAATCGCTGGGCATGCCTGCCCGTGCGGCGGACATGACTGCCAAGGCGGGGCCGGTCGTGGCGGTAGCGCTTTCGATCATGGCGGTGATCTTCTTCGATCTGGAGGCTGCGGGCGTCGCCATCACCGGATCGATCCCCCAGGGATTGCCTCCGTTTGCGGTGCCGTCGACCGATCTTGCGCTGATTGAGCAATTGTGGGTTCCGGCCCTGCTGATCTCGATCATCGGCTTCGTTGAGAGCGTTTCGGTAGCGCAAACACTGGCGGCGAAGCGGCGGCAGCGGATTTCGCCGGATCAGGAACTGATAGGCCTGGGCGCCTCAAACATCGCCTCCGCCTTTTCGGGCGGCTATCCGGTCACCGGCGGGTTCGCCCGATCAGCAGTGAATTTCGATGCCGGAGCGCAAACCCCCGCCGCAGGTGCTTTCACGGCAGTCGGGATTGCCTTGGCGACGCTGTTCCTCACGCCTCTGCTTTACAGCCTGCCGATTGCCACGCTGGCTGCGACGATAATTGTCGCCGTCCTGAGCCTTGTTGATCTGCGCACGCCGCAGCGGTTGTGGCATTATTCAAAGGCAGACTTTGCCGCCCATGCGGCCACCATCGCGATAACCTTGCTTGCCGGGGTGGAGCTGGGTGTAATCGCGGGTGTGATCGTGGGGCTCTTGCTCTATCTCTGGCGGGCCAGTCGTCCTCACGCCGCGATTGTCGGACGCGTGCCTGAAACCGAGCATTTCCGCAATGTCGATCGGCACAAGGTCTTTACCGTGCCGCATATCCTCTCGATCCGGATCGACGAGGCGCTGACCTATCTCAACGCGCGCTGGCTCGAGGAATATGTGCTGGAACAGGTCGCGGACCGCCCGGCTGTACGGCACGTCATCCTGATGTGCAGCGCGGTGAACGAAGTGGACGCCTCCGGTCTGGAAAGTCTGGAGGCGATCAATCACCGTCTGGGCGATGCGAAGGTCGGCCTGCACCTGTCGGAGGTGAAAGGGCCGGTGATGGACCGCCTGAAGCGCTCGCATTTCATCGACGAGCTCAACGGCCAGGTTTACCTTTCCCAGTCGAAGGCGTTCGACAGCCTTGTTGCAGACGATGGCACCCCGCCCGAGCCGCACGACCAGTATCTGGCTCGCGGGCTGATCTGAGCGAATCTGCAATTCAATATAAATTAATCTGTAACTGAAATCCTGAATTTCGCCTCTTTCAGGCCAAATTGCGCCATTTGCGTGTGACTTCATAAATTCGATTAATGTATGCGAGTAATTGAATTGGCTAAAGTGTGTGTCGCGGTCTAGGAACCGGGGCATCCAATCCAGGAGCAATCATCATGAGCTTGCATATCGGCGATATCGCCCCGAACTTCACCGTCGCCACCACCACCGGCGAGATAAATCTGCACGACTGGGCTGGCGACAGCTGGGTGTTCTTCTTCAGCCATCCGGCCGATTTCACCCCGGTCTGCACCACAGAAATGGGCATGACCGCCAAGCTTGCCGCCGAGTTCGAAAAGCGGAACGTCAAGCCGCTCGGCCTGTCGACCGATACCGTTGAAGAGCATCTGGAATGGGTCAAGGACGTGGACGAAACGCAGGGCGTCACGCTGTCCTTCCCGATTGTCGCCGATCCGGATCTGGAGATCGCTAAACTCTATGACATGATCCACCCGGACCAGTCGGAAACCGCCGCAGTGCGTTCGGTATTCATCATCGATCCGGCGAAGAAGATCCGTCTCGTGATGACGTATCCGATGAGCGTGGGGCGCAACTTTGACGAAATCCTGCGCGTGATTGATAGTCTCCAGCTGAGCGATCGCTGCACCATCGCTACGCCTGCCAACTGGAAAGTCGGAGATGAAGTGATCATCCCGCCTTCGATCCCGGATGAAAAGGCCAGGGAAATGTTTCCGCAGGGCTTCAAGACGATCAAGCCCTACCTCCGAACGGCAAAAGTCGCCTGAGGGTCGCGGGGGCGCGCCTGCTTGATCGCAGACGCGCCCTTCCCGTATCTGCCATTCATCACGTCGCCACCCGCAATCGGGGAATGCCATGTTTGACCAACTCGACGCCCTGTTACTGGCTCGCATCCAGTTCGCCTTCACGGTCAGTTTCCACTTCTTCTTCCCGGCCTTTTCGATCGGGCTGGCCAGCTATCTCGCGGTGCTTGAGGGATTGTGGCTGAAGACCGGAAAGCAAGTTTACCTCGACCTGTTCAAATACTGGCTGAAGATCTTCGCCATCGCCTTTGCCATGGGAGTCGTGTCCGGGATCGTCATGTCCTACCAGTTCGGCACCAACTGGTCGGTTTTCTCGGATGTGGCAGGGCCGGTGATCGGGCCGTTGATGGCCTATGAAGTCCTTACCGCCTTTTTCCTCGAAGCCGGGTTCCTTGGCGTGATGCTGTTCGGGATGGAGAAAGTCGGCAAGAAACTGCACTTCACCGCCACTCTGATGGTGGCAATCGGCACTTTCATTTCGGCCTTCTGGATCCTTTCGGTCAACAGCTGGATGCAGACCCCGGTGGGGCATGTGATGGGCGAGAACGGCCAGTTCCTTCCCGGTGAAAGCTGGTGGGACATCATCTTCAACCCCAGCTTCCCCTATCGCCTCGTCCATACGGTGATGGCGGCCTATCTCACCACCGCTTTCGTTGTCGGAGGTGTCGGCGCTTATCACCTGCTCAAGGACCGCGCCAATGCCCACGCCCGCAAGATGTTTTCCATGGCGATGTGGATGGCTGCGCTGGTGACCCCGTTGCAGATTTTCGCCGGCGACTTGCACGGGCTTAACACGCTGGAGCATCAACCCGCCAAAGTCATGGCGATGGAAGGGCATTACCAGAGCCACCCGGATGGTGCGCCGCTGATCCTGTTCGGGATTCCCGATAGCGAAGCCAAGACGGTGCGTTATGCGATCGAGATTCCCAAGGCATCCTCGCTGATCCTCAAGCACGATCCGGATGCTCCTCTGGCCGGGCTCGATACCATTCCCGATGATGAAGAACCGCCGGTTGGCATGGTTTTCTGGGCCTTTCGGATCATGGTCAGCATCGGATTTGCCATGCTCGGGATCGGCCTCTGGAGCCTCTATGCGCGTTTTCGCGGGCGGCTGTATGATGCGCTTTGGCTCCACCGTGCGGCGGTGCTGATGGCGCCCAGCGGTTTCATTGCGGTCCTCGCAGGATGGATCACCACCGAGGTCGGCCGTCAGCCCTATGTGATCTATGGCCTGCTGCGCACTGCCGATGCCGCCAGCCCGCTGGATGCGCCCGCCGTCGCCGCCTCGTTGCTGGCTTTCGTCATCGTCTATTTCACGGTCTTCGGGATCGGCGTGTGGTACATCCTGCAATTGATGGGCAAGGCGCCCCACGCCGGAGAGCTGGGTGCAAAGCGTGGCGACACCGGCCCGATCCGCACCGCCGGGATAACGCCCGGCCTTATGCAGGGGGCAATCGGAGGCGCTCCGCTCCCCGCCGCCAACACCGATGCAAGGGAAACCAACTGATGGACCTGACAGTCATCTGGGCCTTCATCATAGCCTTCGCCGTCTTCGCCTATGTGGTGATGGACGGCTTCGATCTCGGTATCGGTATCCTGTTTCCGACCTTGCGCGTAGGGCAGGGGCGCAATCGCGCGATGAACTCCATCGCGCCGGTGTGGGACGGGAACGAGACCTGGCTGGTGTTGGGCGGGGGCGGCTTGTTCGCGGCATTTCCTCTCGCCTACGCCGTGGTGCTTCCGGCAACCTATCCGCTGATAATCGCCATGCTTCTGGGCCTCGTCTTCCGTGGCGTTGCGTTCGAATACCGCTGGCGTGATCCAGCGCATCGCGCTTTCTGGGATGCCGCGTTTTTTGGCGGTTCGCTGGTTGCAGCCATGGCGCAAGGCATGACTTTGGGCGCTTTGCTGCAAGGTATCGAAGTTATTGACCGCGCCTATGCCGGAAGCTGGTGGGACTGGCTTACCCCCTACACCATGCTCACCGGCCTCGGTACGGTCGCAGGCTATGCCTTGCTGGGAAGCACATGGCTGATCTGGAAGCTGGATGGCGGGGTTCAGAACCACGCGCGGTGGCTGGCTGTGCGCGCCGCTGTCGCAACGATCATGTTGATGGGGGCTGTCAGCCTCTACAACATCACCCTTAATGCCGAATACGCCGCCCGCTGGTTGACCGCCCCTGAAATCTATTTCGCCGCGCCAGTTCCGATCATCACCGCGATCGTCGCGATATCGCTGGTGCGATCGATCCTCAAGGAACGCAACAGCAAGCCGTTCTGGCTCGCCATCGCGCTGTTCTTCTTTGGCATGGCGGGTCTGGGCGTCACCATGTGGCCCTATGTGGTTCCGCCCGGACTCACCATTTGGGATGCCGCCGCGCCCGCGAAAAGCCAGGTCTTCATGCTGATCGGCGTCGCCCTGACCCTTCCGTTGATCATCGGATACACCGCGTGGACCTATTGGGTGTTTCGCGGCAAGGTTGGTGAAGAGGGATATCATTGATGTTGCAGCCGCCTGATCCTCCCCCGCCGCTGTGGCAGCGGCTCGCATGGATGGTGGGCATATGGCTTGCCAGCGTGGCTGTTCTCGGCATTGTCGCTATGATCATCCGGTTCTGGCTGGGAGTTTGACGGATAATGCTGAAAACCCGCGTACCTCCACCTTTGGTTGCTCTTTGCTGTGCCGGCCTGATGTGGGGCGTGGCGGAGCTTTGGCCCGAGCTGCGGGTGAGCATCCCTCTGCAATGGATATGGGCGTTGCTCTTGATTGGCGCAGGCCTCGCGATTGATCTCGTCTCGGTCGCCGCCTTCTTTAAGGCGCGCACCACTGTCACCCCGCTCGCGCCGGAAAAGGCATCGAGTCTGGTTACGGGCGGGCTCTATCGCTTCACCCGCAACCCCATGTATCTGGGAATGCTGCTCATCCTCATAGGGATCGCGCTGTTCTTGGCTTCGCCAGTCAATATCGCGATCCTTGGCGTTTTCGTCGCATACATCACCGCATTCCAGATCAAGCCCGAAGAAGCGCTGCTTGAGGCGAAATTCGGTGAAGCATACCGTGAATACAAAGGGCGCGTGCGGCGTTGGCTCTAGCGTCCACGCAAATGACACACTGTGGCGCATTTGCCGCATAGGGTGAGGGATTGCCCGCCATAGCAGGTCATTTGCCACCGCCTTCAATTTTCCGGTTGCACTTTGAAGTCGGAACACTAGGTGCGTGATATCTTGTCTCATGTGATGATATCACATGGCGACACCCCCTGTTTTTGAGCATGATTGAGGAATTCAATGAAGCCGTTCAGTTCAACCCTCGCCCTCGCAACCGCACTGACCTTTGCCTTTGGTGCAGCCCCCGCCCTTGCAAACACTTCTTCGGAAGCTGCTGAGGCCAGCGAACAGGATGACCAGTCGCAGGCACGCGAAGCATCAGACGAAGATCGCGAAGACGATCCGCATTACCGCGGCAACATCATCGTGGCAGCCGAAGGTTTGCGCGAACTCGATTTCATCGGCGGGCAGGATGTGATCGGCCTCGCTGAAATTCAGCGGGATCTCAGCGGCCAGCTCGGCGATCTCCTGATCAAGGTGCCCGGCGTATCGGCAACCAGCTTTTCGCCCGGTGCATCTCGTCCGATCCTGCGCGGCTTCGACGGAGAGCGCGTCCGCATCCTGATCG
It contains:
- a CDS encoding SulP family inorganic anion transporter; the encoded protein is MLKRYFPILEWGRSYNRDVLTSDLMAAVIVTIMLIPQSLAYALLAGLPPVVGLYASILPLMLYAVFGTSRTLAVGPVAVISLMTASAAGAVAGQGTAEYLEAAITLAFLSGVMLAILGLLRAGFLANLLSHPVISGFITASGILIATSQIKHIVGVKAGGDNWPEMIGALASVIGDINPTTIAIGIPAMMFLFWVRKGAKPALQSLGMPARAADMTAKAGPVVAVALSIMAVIFFDLEAAGVAITGSIPQGLPPFAVPSTDLALIEQLWVPALLISIIGFVESVSVAQTLAAKRRQRISPDQELIGLGASNIASAFSGGYPVTGGFARSAVNFDAGAQTPAAGAFTAVGIALATLFLTPLLYSLPIATLAATIIVAVLSLVDLRTPQRLWHYSKADFAAHAATIAITLLAGVELGVIAGVIVGLLLYLWRASRPHAAIVGRVPETEHFRNVDRHKVFTVPHILSIRIDEALTYLNARWLEEYVLEQVADRPAVRHVILMCSAVNEVDASGLESLEAINHRLGDAKVGLHLSEVKGPVMDRLKRSHFIDELNGQVYLSQSKAFDSLVADDGTPPEPHDQYLARGLI
- a CDS encoding peroxiredoxin, which gives rise to MSLHIGDIAPNFTVATTTGEINLHDWAGDSWVFFFSHPADFTPVCTTEMGMTAKLAAEFEKRNVKPLGLSTDTVEEHLEWVKDVDETQGVTLSFPIVADPDLEIAKLYDMIHPDQSETAAVRSVFIIDPAKKIRLVMTYPMSVGRNFDEILRVIDSLQLSDRCTIATPANWKVGDEVIIPPSIPDEKAREMFPQGFKTIKPYLRTAKVA
- a CDS encoding cytochrome ubiquinol oxidase subunit I; this encodes MFDQLDALLLARIQFAFTVSFHFFFPAFSIGLASYLAVLEGLWLKTGKQVYLDLFKYWLKIFAIAFAMGVVSGIVMSYQFGTNWSVFSDVAGPVIGPLMAYEVLTAFFLEAGFLGVMLFGMEKVGKKLHFTATLMVAIGTFISAFWILSVNSWMQTPVGHVMGENGQFLPGESWWDIIFNPSFPYRLVHTVMAAYLTTAFVVGGVGAYHLLKDRANAHARKMFSMAMWMAALVTPLQIFAGDLHGLNTLEHQPAKVMAMEGHYQSHPDGAPLILFGIPDSEAKTVRYAIEIPKASSLILKHDPDAPLAGLDTIPDDEEPPVGMVFWAFRIMVSIGFAMLGIGLWSLYARFRGRLYDALWLHRAAVLMAPSGFIAVLAGWITTEVGRQPYVIYGLLRTADAASPLDAPAVAASLLAFVIVYFTVFGIGVWYILQLMGKAPHAGELGAKRGDTGPIRTAGITPGLMQGAIGGAPLPAANTDARETN
- the cydB gene encoding cytochrome d ubiquinol oxidase subunit II; the encoded protein is MDLTVIWAFIIAFAVFAYVVMDGFDLGIGILFPTLRVGQGRNRAMNSIAPVWDGNETWLVLGGGGLFAAFPLAYAVVLPATYPLIIAMLLGLVFRGVAFEYRWRDPAHRAFWDAAFFGGSLVAAMAQGMTLGALLQGIEVIDRAYAGSWWDWLTPYTMLTGLGTVAGYALLGSTWLIWKLDGGVQNHARWLAVRAAVATIMLMGAVSLYNITLNAEYAARWLTAPEIYFAAPVPIITAIVAISLVRSILKERNSKPFWLAIALFFFGMAGLGVTMWPYVVPPGLTIWDAAAPAKSQVFMLIGVALTLPLIIGYTAWTYWVFRGKVGEEGYH
- a CDS encoding DUF2474 family protein, encoding MLQPPDPPPPLWQRLAWMVGIWLASVAVLGIVAMIIRFWLGV
- a CDS encoding methyltransferase family protein; its protein translation is MLKTRVPPPLVALCCAGLMWGVAELWPELRVSIPLQWIWALLLIGAGLAIDLVSVAAFFKARTTVTPLAPEKASSLVTGGLYRFTRNPMYLGMLLILIGIALFLASPVNIAILGVFVAYITAFQIKPEEALLEAKFGEAYREYKGRVRRWL